From the Psilocybe cubensis strain MGC-MH-2018 chromosome 9, whole genome shotgun sequence genome, one window contains:
- a CDS encoding N-glycosidase (N-glycosidase R617) gives MRYVKGLGRKVQGFDEETWVAAREKIVLEGNLLKFQQNPEIKEKLMATGSKHIVEASPRDRIWGIGFGEKNAMGQKERWGLNLLGKALEKTRKRAQLAVKALNIVAANKPTTDVWANRIENIADSGSTNTHLSPELWPEIGQQPKVTVGTVAGSSRRTVTTTGSTEGGGRSMSSTARVQSGIAQSRNNINVSESQKVKGQQQQPSLITETITTTTRSTSPSTSSSSQAPKSAWNVPLVPTVTKPQHEQPIPRIVLASADEQESQTSMGPSTSSGGGKIIFGTIRPLSPPPPTIPASVSSPSPSTSASLGTPTFVSSTSIPFIIGAASSTVKLKSRTSSGSLNTKTRARLSSITSIGDSTNTSNVGSSSEFGYTKKWKFGTTSRGGTPPPVLLSVSSSATSSEDASASALSSATATTTPSVSVSVSVGTSAPSSPLPPPLPLELDDDMRVRDFGYGFGQTPQGERVQGDKENENKAREEGQEPNRNEDQSLNQQPYPHPYWAPNPNAYHLPYPQQYPFLPLPPQHYQGATATSPPPPPPLPLPLQRASVEEASSPRQVPVPIPLPNNYYVPPEQMGAYPHLYSPPGPPYPYSNQLNPPPGMGGGRGRRGYGGRGGRGGARGDGFYGHAYADRERGGYEREREKEFVRGGGDRERGFGGNRDREFGRDRETGRDFGRGSGPRRGRGRGYAGGGGERERNRAEHYFTADRRAYSSNSNGSSVSEARAPPFVVTPPPRFVPLPLPLPHQPLAMRYPPPPLPPPPGFAPPPRPILQSGFVPQQQQLEGPPSNGYNVPLLHPHPQYSSSPSPPSLPNPSSVAHPQGPRQLSPLSQTVSVGDASSSRSPVDEKSTGQHTSVTPSSPLPKTMSPQPLQPPKTQPHHHPAPPPVPAPLTPIPFPLDPTRYWLLGQLEYYLSPQNMAHDIFLRRNMDSKGWIPIELIASFNRVKTLTMDVALVRDVLALSSIAQVRRGGAAALSGDDVVESKGKEEQGADNEDKSAKEGLGGRVDANVTPNVAVGWVRMQGWERYVLPDARPSTVPEQEEENGVGGYGYTQTLGYGAPYGNALYGLSPPPPPLPLHPEYSLGPSVAYGYGQPPFPPRMIDRHAGHAVGWEENPAGRHHGLDGGFWRPPPVGGFIPGTVNGHGYGYEQNMGQVRMEALQVEGPGAKPVNGHSQDTPMEKVSVGADELAVGVEGLRLGDDGSQVSPGHVNVKDKETPSTKKGHREEGDEPEDEDEEEDEEDIIFVMGTQSNVSWVS, from the exons CGCGGGAGAAGATCGTGCTTGAAGGCAACCTACTCAAATTCCAACAAAACCCCGAAATAAAAGAGAAATTGATGGCCACTGGAAGCAAGCACATCGTAGAAGCTAGCCCAAGAGATAGGATATGGGGAATTGGGTTTGGAGAAAAGAATGCCATGGGACAAAAAGAACGCTGGGGGCTTAATTTATTGGGCAAAGCTCTCGAAAAAACGCGAA AAAGAGCACAACTCGCGGTCAAGGCGCTTAATATCGTAGCGGCGAACAAGCCTACCACCGATGTGTGGGCTAACCGAATAGAAAACATCGCCGACAGTGGCTCAACGAACACCCATCTAAGCCCGGAGCTGTGGCCAGAGATTGGTCAAC AACCCAAGGTTACAGTGGGCACCGTGGCAGGGTCATCGCGCCGCACAGTGACAACAACAGGGTCGACGGAGGGCGGGGGACGGTCAATGTCATCCACAGCGCGTGTCCAGAGTGGAATCGCCCAGAGTCGGAATAATATCAACGTTTCAGAATCGCAGAAAGTAAAGggtcaacaacaacaacccaGCTTGATAACGGAGACAATAACTACCACTACCCGCTCCACTTCCCCCTCtacatcttcatcgtcgcaGGCACCCAAATCTGCGTGGAATGTCCCACTAGTGCCCACAGTAACCAAACCGCAACATGAGCAGCCCATACCGAGAATCGTTCTAGCATCGGCGGACGAACAGGAGAGTCAGACTAGCATGGGCCCAAGCACAAGCAGTGGCGGAGGCAAGATCATCTTTGGCACCATCCGCCCTCtttcaccaccaccgcctaCAATACCGGCATCGGTATCCTCACCATCACCGTCGACATCTGCGTCGTTGGGAACACCAACTTTTGTTTCGAGCACGAGCATTCCTTTCATTATCGGAGCTGCGTCAAGCACGGTCAAATTGAAATCGAGGACAAGCAGTGGGTCGCTGAATACAAAAACGAGGGCGCGTCTTTCATCTATCACCAGTATAGGCGACAGTACGAATACGAGTAATGTCGGATCCTCCTCGGAATTTGGATACACCAAAAAGTGGAAGTTTGGGACTACGAGTCGGGGTGGTACGCCTCCTCCTGTGCTGCTTTCGGTGTCGTCATCTGCTACATCGTCAGAGGATGCTTCCGCGTCTGCATTGTCGTCTGCAACGGCGACTACAACACCGTCAGTATCGGTTTCAGTGTCAGTGGGGACTTCGGCGCCTTCGTCACCGTTGCCTCCACCATTGCCATTAGAGTTGGATGACGATATGCGAGTGCGTGATTTTGGATATGGGTTTGGGCAAACACCGCAAGGGGAGAGAGTGCAGGGTGATAaggaaaacgaaaacaaGGCACGGGAAGAGGGACAGGAACCCAATCGGAACGAGGATCAAAGTTTGAACCAGCAGCCATACCCACACCCTTACTGGGCACCAAATCCAAATGCATATCACCTCCCGTATCCTCAGCAGTATCCGTTTCTACCGCTGCCTCCGCAACACTACCAGGGAGCCACGGCCACGTCGCCtccgccaccgccaccgtTGCCATTGCCGTTGCAGAGGGCATCTGTTGAAGAAGCGTCTTCCCCAAGGCAGGTGCCAGTACCTATTCCCCTGCCCAACAACTACTACGTACCGCCTGAACAAATGGGAGCGTATCCACACCTATATTCCCCACCTGGTCCCCCCTACCCTTATTCCAACCAGTTGAACCCGCCTCCGGGAATgggtggtggaagaggacGACGCGGCTATGGAGGACGTGGAGGACGTGGAGGTGCACGTGGAGATGGCTTCTATGGACATGCTTATGCGGATCGCGAACGCGGTGGGTATGAACGAGAGCGGGAAAAGGAATTCGTGAGGGGTGGAGGAGACCGGGAAAGAGGGTTTGGCGGGAACAGGGACAGGGAGTTCGGTAGGGACAGAGAGACAGGCAGAGACTTCGGACGAGGTTCAGGCCCGCGACGAGGTCGTGGCCGTGGATATGCTGGCGGTGGCGGCGAGCGAGAACGAAATCGCGCAGAACACTACTTTACTGCCGACAGGCGTGCATACTCGAGCAACTCGAATGGGAGCAGTGTGAGTGAGGCGCGAGCACCGCCATTTGTGGTTACACCACCACCGCGGTTTGTACCCCTCCCGCTCCCACTACCTCATCAGCCGCTGGCAATGCgatatcctcctcctcctctgccgccgccgcccgGGTTTGCACCTCCGCCGCGGCCTATTTTGCAGTCTGGATTTGTccctcagcaacagcagctAGAGGGACCACCGTCGAACGGGTACAATGTGCCGCTCCTCCATCCCCACCCACAATATTCCTCCTCCCCATCGCCGCCGTCACTGCCCAACCCATCTTCAGTAGCGCATCCCCAGGGTCCTCGGCAGCTTTCTCCGCTTTCACAGACAGTCTCGGTCGGAGATGCTTCGTCGAGCAGGAGTCCAGTTGATGAAAAGTCTACTGGGCAACACACATCTGTGACGCCATCTTCACCGCTACCGAAGACGATGTCGCCACAACCACTGCAACCTCCCAAGACCCAACCACATCACCATCCAGCACCGCCTCCTGTTCCAGCGCCTTTGACACCGATTCCGTTCCCTCTTGATCCGACGCGATACTGGCTTCTTGGACAATTGGAGTATTATCTCAGCCCGCAGAATATGGCAcatgatatatttttgaGGCGTAAT ATGGACAGTAAAGGGTGGATTCCAATAGAGTTGATTGCGTCGTTCAATCGAGTCAAGACTTTGACTATGGACGTGGCGCTTGTCAGAGATGTGCTTGCGCTTTCGAGTATTGCGCAGGTGCGGAGAGGCGGTGCCGCTGCTTTGAGCGGcgatgatgttgttgaaagcAAGGGCAAAGAGGAGCAAGGGGCGGATAACGAAGATAAAAGCGCGAAAGAGGGTCTTGGAGGAAGAGTGGACGCCAATGTAACGCCCAATGTTGCGGTGGGGTGGGTGCGTATGCAAGGTTGGGAACGGTACGTCTTGCCCGATGCGAGGCCTAGTACTGTTCCGgaacaggaggaggaaaacGGCGTCGGAGGATATGGGTATACTCAAACTTTAGGGTACGGCGCGCCTTATGGAAACGCTTTGTATGGCCTGtcaccgccaccaccaccacttccACTTCATCCTGAGTATAGTCTCGGGCCAAGTGTGGCGTATGGTTATGGGCAACCTCCCTTTCCTCCTCGTATGATAGATCGGCATGCTGGGCATGCAGTAGGCTGGGAAGAAAACCCAGCCGGTAGGCATCATGGACTTGATGGAGGGTTCTGGAGGCCGCCACCTGTAGGAGGATTCATACCAGGGACAGTGAATGGTCATGGATACGGCTACGAGCAGAACATGGGACAGGTCAGGATGGAAGCACTTCAAGTGGAAGGACCAGGCGCAAAACCTGTCAATGGACACAGCCAAGATACTCCAATGGAAAAAGTTAGTGTGGGGGCGGATGAGCTAGCTGTGGGAGTGGAGGGCCTGCGTCTAGGCGATGATGGATCCCAGGTCAGTCCCGGACACGTAAATGTCAAAGATAAAGAGACTCCTTCGACAAAGAAGGGTCATCGAGAGGAAGGTGACGAGccggaggatgaggatgaagaagaggacgaggaggacaTTATCTTTGTCATGGGCACCCAAAGCAACGTCTCGTGGGTCTCATGA
- a CDS encoding Guanine nucleotide-binding protein alpha-4 subunit — protein MLVTKKKSLTALPWPATRGNETDEERKARKLRAAEAKRRNDAINRELEAERQRIHKQRAGKILLLGQAESGKSTVLKNFQLHLAPKAFELEAEIWRPVIHLNLVRSVNFIVNLAMSRGQLPRQENPKVPRGPRKLSTSMTPELRKLTVRLAPLRQVEEHLIQILSGQEATNDSGVALVQPYNPTKAPDITLSNGTQWRKAMTVHRKHSIDSMSSTASRESTEIIQCRRMLTALSSDIEALWANRSVQEMLKTADIALHEQPGFFLDQVKRVTGENFRPRPDDVLKARVNTLGPEEHTIVAESGSEKEKHYTIYDVGGSRSQRIDIIIFLAPMSGFNQVLAEDTNVNRLTDSLRLWQSICSNRILAGVEFVLFLNKLDILESKLKSGIQFADFVTSYGNKPNETEPVSKYLLDVFIRIHKQYSPKRRKLHSYLTCAVDTKATSDIITKIQDVILMKILARVNLV, from the exons ATGCTTGTAACGAAGAAGAAGTCTCTGACCGCCCTCCCATGGCCCGCTACGCGCGGCAACGAAACCGATGAGGAGAGAAAGGCGAGGAAGTTGCGGGCAGCGGAAGCAAAGCGGAGAAACGATGCAATAAATCGCGAGTTGGAGGCTGAACGCCAGCGTATACATAAGCAAAGGGCGGGGAAGATTCTGCTTCTAG GCCAGGCGGAGTCGGGCAAGTCGACCGTGCTAAAGAATTTCCAGTTGCACCTCGCTCCCAAGGCCTTCGAACTTGAG GCTGAAATATGGCGGCCTGTCATCCATCTCAACCTCGTCAGATCCGTCAACTTCATCGTCAACCTAGCTATGTCGCGTGGTCAATTGCCCCGGCAAGAAAATCCAAAGGTCCCAAGAGGCCCACGCAAACTATCAACCTCCATGACTCCGGAACTCCGTAAACTCACTGTCCGACTGGCTCCTTTACGTCAAGTAGAGGAGCACCTCATTCAAATTCTATCTGGCCAGGAGGCAACCAATGACTCTGGTGTGGCGCTAGTACAACCCTACAATCCGACTAAAGCTCCTGATATCACCTTGTCTAATGGAACGCAATGGCGGAAGGCTATGACTGTCCATCGTAAACATTCAATTGATTCTATGAGCTCGACAGCGAGCAGGGAGTCAACGGAAATCATTCAATGCCGACGGATGCTGACAGCGCTGAGTAGTGACATCGAAGCACTGTGGGCAAATCGTTCCGTCCAGGAGATGCTGAAAACGGCGGACATTGCTCTTCACGAACAACCGGGATT CTTTTTGGATCAAGTGAAACGTGTTACGGGAGAGAATTTCCGTCCACGTCCTG ACGACGTTCTCAAGGCGCGAGTCAACACCCTTGGTCCTGAAGAGCATACCATCGTCGCGGAAAGTGGAAGCGAAAAGGAGAAACACTACACAATATATGATGTAGGAGGTAGCCGAAGTCAACGCA TTGATATCATTATATTTCTGGCGCCCATGTCCGGGTTCAATCAAGTTCTCGCTGAAGATACAAATGTGAATCGTCTG ACCGATTCCCTGCGACTATGGCAATCAATATGCAGTAATAGGATCCTCGCTGGTGTAGaatttgttcttttcctaAACAAATTAGACATCCTCGAGTCGAAACTGAAATCTGGAATTCAATTTGCCGACTTTGTAACATCCTACGGCAACAAACCAAACGAAACCGAGCCGGTGTCAAAAT ACCTGCTTGATGTCTTCATCCGGATCCATAAGCAGTATTCTCCAAAACGAAGAAAGTTACATTCATATCTTACATGCGCAGTT GACACCAAGGCAACTTCAgacatcatcaccaaaa TCCAAGATGTCATCCTTATGAAGATTCTCGCACGGGTCAACCTCGTATAA